The following proteins are encoded in a genomic region of Longimicrobium sp.:
- a CDS encoding class I SAM-dependent methyltransferase — MQPDSPPSTAPSPHAGFAPVAACWVCGGTDLHPVHTAVFELSEYARQDPELARYTGAGVRIVRCAACGFGQPEALPALPDYFGRMYDQRWSAEWMETEFTSGYKDLIFRKVIEGLERLVPQRTLLDLGAHVGRLIHVAAERGWAAEGVELNPSTAAYAQKATGLPVHRMDARELAQEGRRFGAVTLIDVLEHIPQPVVALEAARTVLEPGGWIAVKVPHGRVQLRKEELRARLSRGYRATVADNLVHVNHFGVRSLRRALENAGFADVRIAIAAPELMPPGPMRARRAVSNAVRLAVWHLGRLLPRGVESPLSLHLQAYARKPG, encoded by the coding sequence GTGCAACCGGACTCCCCTCCCTCCACGGCCCCATCCCCCCACGCCGGCTTCGCCCCTGTCGCCGCCTGCTGGGTGTGCGGCGGCACCGATCTCCATCCCGTCCACACCGCGGTCTTCGAGCTCTCCGAGTACGCGCGGCAGGACCCGGAGCTGGCCCGCTACACCGGCGCCGGCGTGCGCATCGTGCGCTGCGCGGCGTGCGGCTTCGGGCAGCCCGAGGCGCTTCCCGCGCTCCCGGACTACTTCGGGCGGATGTACGACCAGCGCTGGTCGGCGGAGTGGATGGAGACGGAGTTCACCTCCGGCTACAAGGACCTGATCTTCCGCAAGGTGATCGAGGGGCTGGAGCGCCTCGTCCCCCAGCGCACGCTGCTGGACCTGGGCGCGCACGTCGGCCGGCTGATCCACGTCGCCGCGGAGCGCGGATGGGCGGCCGAGGGCGTCGAGCTGAACCCGTCCACCGCCGCGTACGCGCAGAAGGCGACGGGGCTGCCGGTGCACCGGATGGACGCGCGCGAGCTGGCGCAGGAGGGGCGCCGCTTCGGCGCGGTGACGCTGATCGACGTGCTGGAGCACATCCCGCAGCCGGTGGTGGCGCTGGAGGCCGCGCGGACGGTGCTCGAGCCGGGCGGGTGGATCGCGGTGAAGGTGCCGCACGGGCGGGTGCAGCTGCGCAAGGAGGAGTTGCGCGCGCGCCTGAGCCGCGGCTACCGCGCGACCGTGGCCGACAACCTGGTGCACGTGAACCACTTCGGCGTGCGCTCGCTGCGGCGGGCGCTGGAGAACGCGGGCTTCGCCGACGTGCGCATTGCCATCGCCGCGCCGGAGCTGATGCCGCCGGGGCCGATGCGTGCGCGGCGGGCGGTGAGCAACGCGGTGCGGCTGGCGGTGTGGCACCTGGGGCGATTGCTGCCGCGAGGCGTGGAATCCCCCCTCTCGCTGCACCTGCAGGCGTACGCGCGGAAGCCGGGGTAG